One region of Camelus bactrianus isolate YW-2024 breed Bactrian camel chromosome 20, ASM4877302v1, whole genome shotgun sequence genomic DNA includes:
- the LOC105061640 gene encoding LOW QUALITY PROTEIN: BOLA class I histocompatibility antigen, alpha chain BL3-7 (The sequence of the model RefSeq protein was modified relative to this genomic sequence to represent the inferred CDS: inserted 1 base in 1 codon) has product MTPSRRVTTPGSLLLLLSGTLALNETWAGSHSLRYFETAVSRPGRGEPRFISVGYVDDTQFVRFDSDAPNPREEPRARWVEQEGXRYWNRNTRIYKDTAQWYRGSLNTLRGCYNQSEAGSHTVQSMYGCDVGPDGRLLRGYRQFSYDGKDYIALNEDLRSWTAADAAAQITLRKWEAAGDAAEQERNYLEGTCVESLGRYLEKGKETLQRADPPRTHVTHHPISDHKATLRCWALGFYPADISLTWQRDGEDQAQDTELVETRPAGDGTFQKWAALVVPPGEEQRYTCHVEHEGLEEPLTLRWELMPQPTVPIMGRIVGLVLFVVAAAVVAGAVIWGKRRSGENGGRFAQAAISLLYFSVFLSCPDFVLPEAVTVPRALRFHSRIPECETATL; this is encoded by the exons ATGACTCCGAGCAGGCGGGTCACGACGCCCGGAAGCCTCCTCTTGCTGCTCTCGGGGACCCTGGCCCTGAACGAGACCTGGGCGG gctCCCACTCTCTGAGGTATTTCGAGACCGCCGTGTCCCGGCCCGGCCGCGGGGAGCCCCGCTTCATCTCCGTCGGCTACGTGGACGACACGCAGTTCGTGCGGTTCGACAGCGACGCCCCGAATCCGAGGGAGGAGCCGCGAGCGCGGTGGGTGGAGCAGGAGG CAAGGTATTGGAATCGCAATACGCGGATCTACAAGGACACCGCACAGTGGTACCGAGGGAGCCTGAACACCCTGCGCGGCTGCTACAACCAGAGCGAGGCCG GGTCTCACACGGTCCAGAGCATGTACGGCTGCGACGTGGGGCCGGACGGACGTCTCCTCCGCGGGTACAGGCAGTTCTCCTACGACGGCAAGGATTACATCGCCCTGAACGAGGACCTGCGCTCCTGGACCGCGGCGGACGCGGCGGCTCAGATCACCCTGCGCAAGTGGGAGGCGGCCGGTGATGCGGCGGAGCAGGAGAGGAACTACCTGGAGGGCACCTGTGTGGAGTCGCTCGGCAGATAcctggagaaagggaaggagacgCTGCAGCGCGCAG ACCCTCCGAGGACACATGTGACCCACCACCCCATCTCTGACCATAAGGCCACCCTgaggtgctgggccctgggcttctACCCTGCGGACATCTCACTTACCTGGCAGCGCGATGGGGAGGACCAGGCGCAGGACACGGAGCTCGTGGAGACCAGGCCTGCAGGGGACGGGACCTTCCAGAAGTGGGCAGCCCTGGTGGTGCCTCCTGGAGAGGAGCAGAGATACACGTGCCATGTGGAGCATGAGGGGCTTGAGGAGCCCCTCACCTTGAGATGGG AGCTGATGCCTCAGCCCACCGTCCCCATCATGGGCAGAATTGTTGGCCTGGTTCTTTTTGTGGTCGCTGCAGCTGTGGTGGCGGGAGCTGTGATCTGGGGGAAGAGGCGCTCAG GTGAAAACGGAGGGAGATTTGCTCAGGCTGCAA TTTCTCTCCtgtatttctctgtgtttctctcctgTCCTGATTTTGTTCTCCCCGAGGCAGTGACAGTGCCCAGGGCTCTGAGGTTTCACTCACGCATCCCAGAG TGTGAGACAGCTACCTTGTGA